A single window of Larimichthys crocea isolate SSNF chromosome XII, L_crocea_2.0, whole genome shotgun sequence DNA harbors:
- the si:ch211-188c16.1 gene encoding uncharacterized protein si:ch211-188c16.1 isoform X2: MEEGQMNFKALRAKFQEDALLAQSKTGRPAVAEKPKHLPPPGGHCSSVVSSINIAVENRTPVLPRVIFRDRLQASGGKRPISFPPQPQHTSPSSWLANGDDTTKQSLKERHMPLVLPVLPVKDQKTELPAKKEHKLEPEQGKEVHPQTKIKKKGLLLPFKSAKASKVSAVNGEEPTYADLTTRPSSAPGELPSVETQTADDGVSLQSDQSTAEFPLSSPDIPITPPSAESDNKIISTLERAKKKFSRKQMLISAKPKSLRSPDYISKDKVFRSSPKNTTSVEPELPAPPPVCLPHLACISARPFFKANTSARKFALDKQFGRDKAELPAVKTDEPHPPSAPPKKPLPDLRSLGPLPPKPTRPPLVDLSCYHLPTVNEVSPGLNRAPSEEPETEHPSSVLDAPEFPDFENSEIETAEGEAVDIGALELEALNLVNTDLPVPYDCGGTDFEDPLPDLPVWNSEEPLMSTGIQDLDLGSQNIIPLDPESFPEPVNISEFSECAMPEQWSQSEELSIDPQSNSQADETDLGAAESHSSVQEMENGNHVASDDGIQAHSSVYQQDSYYEACDNIYEDVENINKSILGHNLRKRKGGLKNPYADHHPTKEEAGYNTWPRHPWGSISGEHAHAAHNHVFSKERHSPNTAEHKEQKKREKQRLEREKKEQKEREKKENEMKKKFKVTGDEEPMYHARVIVASKVRKNDLPVKSGDTVSIIRTTSCPKGKWLARDANHKYGYISVMNVELNIKEMLELGKKAQAAGRGGNLEGDTISIGSRSSSQPVLTSSFTDDSEEWACEDETLSPSNESHCFPRQTASVPDMSCGYVSAQHTLSDANLEDLHTQTRHEALQKLAIFFQHSKDEFDDILDGGGPTPTNAEPPNFLCAVEEPPYPEQEVDFTELELLPPPPLYADTF, translated from the exons ATGGAAGAG gGACAGATGAACTTCAAAGCTCTGAGGGCCAAGTTTCAGGAAGATGCCCTCCTGGCTCAGTCCAAAACTGGTCGACCAGCTGTTGCAGAAAAACCCAaacaccttcctcctcctggaGGTCACTGCAGCTCCGTGGTAAGCAGTATTAATATCGCTGTAGAAAACAGGACACCAGTGCTTCCTCGGGTCATCTTCAGAGACAGGCTGCAGGCATCTGGAGGCAAGCGACCAATTTCCTTTCCACCACAGCCTCAGCACACCTCCCCCTCATCCTGGCTCGCTAATGGAGATGACACAACAAAGCAGTCCCTCAAAGAACGACACATGCCGCTGGTACTTCCTGTCCTGCCTGTGAAAGACCAAAAGACAGAGCTGCCAGCCAAAAAGGAGCACAAACTGGAACCAGAGCAGGGGAAAGAAGTCCACCCGCAAACTAAAATCAAGAAGAAAGGTTTGCTGCTTCCTTTCAAGTCAGCCAAAGCATCAAAAGTCAGTGCAGTAAACGGAGAGGAGCCCACGTATGCTGATTTGACCACCAGACCCTCCAGTGCTCCTGGCGAGTTGCCCTCTGTGGAAACACAAACCGCAGATGATGGGGTTTCGCTCCAAAGTGACCAATCAACTGCCGAGTTCCCCCTCTCCAGCCCAGACATACCAATCACACCTCCTTCTGCAGAGTCCGACAACAAAATTATTAGCACCTTGGAGAGGGCCAAGAAGAAGTTTTCACGCAAGCAGATGTTGATCTCTGCTAAACCTAAGAGCTTGCGTTCCCCTGACTACATATCAAAAGACAAGGTGTTCCGTTCATCGCCGAAAAACACTACAAGTGTTGAGCCTGAGCTGCCCGCGCCCCCACCGGTTTGTCTCCCACACCTGGCTTGTATTTCAGCCCGGCCTTTCTTCAAAGCCAACACCTCTGCACGTA AGTTTGCGTTGGATAAGCAGTTTGGCAGGGATAAAGCTGAACTTCCTGCTGTCAAGACTGATGAACCTCATccaccctctgctcctccaaAGAAGCCTCTGCCTGACTTGAGGTCACTGGGGCCATTACCACCGAAGCCCACCAGACCTCCGTTAGTAGACCTCAGCTGTTACCACCTACCCACAGTCAACG AGGTGTCACCAGGTCTTAACCGAGCACCGAGTGAAGAGCCAGAGACTGAGCACCCATCATCTGTGCTAGACGCTCCAGAATTTCCGGACTTTGAGAATTCCGAGATTGAAACAGCAGAGGGTGAAGCTGTTGACATTGGTGCACTAGAACTGGAGGCCTTAAACTTGGTCAACACTGACCTTCCTGTACCATATGACTGCGGGGGCACTGATTTTGAGGATCCACTACCTGACTTGCCAGTGTGGAATTCTGAGGAGCCCCTTATGAGCACGGGCATCCAAGATCTGGACCTTGGCAGTCAAAACATAATACCGCTCGATCCAGAGAGCTTCCCAGAACCCGTAAACATTTCGGAGTTCTCAGAGTGTGCCATGCCAGAGCAGTGGTCTCAGAGCGAGGAGCTGAGCATAGACCCTCAGTCTAACTCTCAAGCTGATGAGACTGATTTGGGTGCTGCTGAGTCTCACTCATCTGTACAGGAAATGGAAAATGGTAACCACGTAGCATCGGATGATGGGATTCAAGCACATTCAAG TGTCTATCAACAGGACAGTTACTATGAGGCATGCGATAATATATATGAGGACGTGGAGAACATCAACAAATCCATCTTGGGCCACAACTTGCGCAAACGTAAAGGTGGTCTGAAGA atccATATGCTGACCACCACCCTACG AAGGAAGAGGCGGGATATAACACATGGCCACGGCATCCATg GGGCAGCATATCAGGAGAACATGCTCATGCAGCCCATAATCATGTCTTCAG taaagAACGCCACAGCCCCAACACTGCAGAGCAtaaagaacagaagaagagggagaagcagcgtctggagagggagaaaaaagagcaaaaagaaagggagaagaaagaaaatgaaatgaaaaagaagttCAAA GTGACTGGGGATGAGGAGCCCATGTACCACGCCAGAGTGATTGTGGCTAGCAAGGTTCGCAAGAACGACCTGCCAGTGAAGAGCGGGGACACAGTCAGCATCATTCGCACCACCAGCTGCCCCAAAGGCAAATGGTTGGCTCGAGACGCCAACCACAAGT ATGGTTATATTTCGGTCATGAATGTGGAACTAAACATCAAGGAGATGCTGGAGCTTGGCAAGAAGGCGCAAGCAGCAGGACGAGGAGGCAACCTGGAAGGAGACACCATCAGCATTGGGAGCAG atCCTCTAGCCAACCTGTGCTAACAAGCAGCT TTACAGATGACAGTGAGGAGTGGGCCTGTGAAGATGAGACCCTCTCACCCTCCAATGAAAGCCA TTGCTTTCCCCGGCAGACTGCCTCAGTGCCCGACATGT CATGTGGCTATGTCAGCGCCCAGCACACTCTGAGCGATGCCAACCTGGAGgacctacacacaca GACCAGACATGAGGCGCTGCAGAAACTGGCTATCTTCTTTCAACACAGCAAAGATGAATTTGACGACATCCTTGACGGTGGAGGACCAACCCCAACAAA tgctgagcCGCCAA ACTTCTTGTGTGCTGTTGAGGAGCCTCCATATCC TGAACAGGAGGTTGACTTCACAGAGCTGGAGCTCCTTCCTCCCCCACCTCTGTATGCTGACACCTTCTGA
- the si:ch211-188c16.1 gene encoding FYN-binding protein 2 isoform X6 yields the protein MEEEGQMNFKALRAKFQEDALLAQSKTGRPAVAEKPKHLPPPGGHCSSVVSSINIAVENRTPVLPRVIFRDRLQASGGKRPISFPPQPQHTSPSSWLANGDDTTKQSLKERHMPLVLPVLPVKDQKTELPAKKEHKLEPEQGKEVHPQTKIKKKGLLLPFKSAKASKVSAVNGEEPTYADLTTRPSSAPGELPSVETQTADDGVSLQSDQSTAEFPLSSPDIPITPPSAESDNKIISTLERAKKKFSRKQMLISAKPKSLRSPDYISKDKVFRSSPKNTTSVEPELPAPPPVCLPHLACISARPFFKANTSARKFALDKQFGRDKAELPAVKTDEPHPPSAPPKKPLPDLRSLGPLPPKPTRPPLVDLSCYHLPTVNEVSPGLNRAPSEEPETEHPSSVLDAPEFPDFENSEIETAEGEAVDIGALELEALNLVNTDLPVPYDCGGTDFEDPLPDLPVWNSEEPLMSTGIQDLDLGSQNIIPLDPESFPEPVNISEFSECAMPEQWSQSEELSIDPQSNSQADETDLGAAESHSSVQEMENGNHVASDDGIQAHSSVYQQDSYYEACDNIYEDVENINKSILGHNLRKRKGGLKNPYADHHPTKEEAGYNTWPRHPWGSISGEHAHAAHNHVFSKERHSPNTAEHKEQKKREKQRLEREKKEQKEREKKENEMKKKFKVTGDEEPMYHARVIVASKVRKNDLPVKSGDTVSIIRTTSCPKGKWLARDANHKYGYISVMNVELNIKEMLELGKKAQAAGRGGNLEGDTISIGSRSSSQPVLTSSFTDDSEEWACEDETLSPSNESHCFPRQTASVPDMSCGYVSAQHTLSDANLEDLHTQTRHEALQKLAIFFQHSKDEFDDILDGGGPTPTKLLVCC from the exons ATGGAAGAG gaggGACAGATGAACTTCAAAGCTCTGAGGGCCAAGTTTCAGGAAGATGCCCTCCTGGCTCAGTCCAAAACTGGTCGACCAGCTGTTGCAGAAAAACCCAaacaccttcctcctcctggaGGTCACTGCAGCTCCGTGGTAAGCAGTATTAATATCGCTGTAGAAAACAGGACACCAGTGCTTCCTCGGGTCATCTTCAGAGACAGGCTGCAGGCATCTGGAGGCAAGCGACCAATTTCCTTTCCACCACAGCCTCAGCACACCTCCCCCTCATCCTGGCTCGCTAATGGAGATGACACAACAAAGCAGTCCCTCAAAGAACGACACATGCCGCTGGTACTTCCTGTCCTGCCTGTGAAAGACCAAAAGACAGAGCTGCCAGCCAAAAAGGAGCACAAACTGGAACCAGAGCAGGGGAAAGAAGTCCACCCGCAAACTAAAATCAAGAAGAAAGGTTTGCTGCTTCCTTTCAAGTCAGCCAAAGCATCAAAAGTCAGTGCAGTAAACGGAGAGGAGCCCACGTATGCTGATTTGACCACCAGACCCTCCAGTGCTCCTGGCGAGTTGCCCTCTGTGGAAACACAAACCGCAGATGATGGGGTTTCGCTCCAAAGTGACCAATCAACTGCCGAGTTCCCCCTCTCCAGCCCAGACATACCAATCACACCTCCTTCTGCAGAGTCCGACAACAAAATTATTAGCACCTTGGAGAGGGCCAAGAAGAAGTTTTCACGCAAGCAGATGTTGATCTCTGCTAAACCTAAGAGCTTGCGTTCCCCTGACTACATATCAAAAGACAAGGTGTTCCGTTCATCGCCGAAAAACACTACAAGTGTTGAGCCTGAGCTGCCCGCGCCCCCACCGGTTTGTCTCCCACACCTGGCTTGTATTTCAGCCCGGCCTTTCTTCAAAGCCAACACCTCTGCACGTA AGTTTGCGTTGGATAAGCAGTTTGGCAGGGATAAAGCTGAACTTCCTGCTGTCAAGACTGATGAACCTCATccaccctctgctcctccaaAGAAGCCTCTGCCTGACTTGAGGTCACTGGGGCCATTACCACCGAAGCCCACCAGACCTCCGTTAGTAGACCTCAGCTGTTACCACCTACCCACAGTCAACG AGGTGTCACCAGGTCTTAACCGAGCACCGAGTGAAGAGCCAGAGACTGAGCACCCATCATCTGTGCTAGACGCTCCAGAATTTCCGGACTTTGAGAATTCCGAGATTGAAACAGCAGAGGGTGAAGCTGTTGACATTGGTGCACTAGAACTGGAGGCCTTAAACTTGGTCAACACTGACCTTCCTGTACCATATGACTGCGGGGGCACTGATTTTGAGGATCCACTACCTGACTTGCCAGTGTGGAATTCTGAGGAGCCCCTTATGAGCACGGGCATCCAAGATCTGGACCTTGGCAGTCAAAACATAATACCGCTCGATCCAGAGAGCTTCCCAGAACCCGTAAACATTTCGGAGTTCTCAGAGTGTGCCATGCCAGAGCAGTGGTCTCAGAGCGAGGAGCTGAGCATAGACCCTCAGTCTAACTCTCAAGCTGATGAGACTGATTTGGGTGCTGCTGAGTCTCACTCATCTGTACAGGAAATGGAAAATGGTAACCACGTAGCATCGGATGATGGGATTCAAGCACATTCAAG TGTCTATCAACAGGACAGTTACTATGAGGCATGCGATAATATATATGAGGACGTGGAGAACATCAACAAATCCATCTTGGGCCACAACTTGCGCAAACGTAAAGGTGGTCTGAAGA atccATATGCTGACCACCACCCTACG AAGGAAGAGGCGGGATATAACACATGGCCACGGCATCCATg GGGCAGCATATCAGGAGAACATGCTCATGCAGCCCATAATCATGTCTTCAG taaagAACGCCACAGCCCCAACACTGCAGAGCAtaaagaacagaagaagagggagaagcagcgtctggagagggagaaaaaagagcaaaaagaaagggagaagaaagaaaatgaaatgaaaaagaagttCAAA GTGACTGGGGATGAGGAGCCCATGTACCACGCCAGAGTGATTGTGGCTAGCAAGGTTCGCAAGAACGACCTGCCAGTGAAGAGCGGGGACACAGTCAGCATCATTCGCACCACCAGCTGCCCCAAAGGCAAATGGTTGGCTCGAGACGCCAACCACAAGT ATGGTTATATTTCGGTCATGAATGTGGAACTAAACATCAAGGAGATGCTGGAGCTTGGCAAGAAGGCGCAAGCAGCAGGACGAGGAGGCAACCTGGAAGGAGACACCATCAGCATTGGGAGCAG atCCTCTAGCCAACCTGTGCTAACAAGCAGCT TTACAGATGACAGTGAGGAGTGGGCCTGTGAAGATGAGACCCTCTCACCCTCCAATGAAAGCCA TTGCTTTCCCCGGCAGACTGCCTCAGTGCCCGACATGT CATGTGGCTATGTCAGCGCCCAGCACACTCTGAGCGATGCCAACCTGGAGgacctacacacaca GACCAGACATGAGGCGCTGCAGAAACTGGCTATCTTCTTTCAACACAGCAAAGATGAATTTGACGACATCCTTGACGGTGGAGGACCAACCCCAACAAA ACTTCTTGTGTGCTGTTGA